A genomic region of Ruficoccus amylovorans contains the following coding sequences:
- the gdhA gene encoding NADP-specific glutamate dehydrogenase: MHPAITRTLEVVQHRNHSEPVFLQAVQEVLETLSPVIEEHPEIEEQNLLERLCEPERQIIFRVPWRDDKGNIQVNRGFRTQFNSVLGPYKGGLRFHPTVNMGVIKFLAFEQIFKNSLTGLNIGGGKGGADFDPKGKSDEEVMRFCQAFMNELFRHVSYKRDVPAGDIGVGAREIGYLFGQYKKLTNSFELGVITGKGASWGGSLGRTEATGYGTVYFAEEMMKVKSDSLQGKTCVISGSGNVALYALQKLQELGANVVACSDSSGVIYDPKGLDFDALRMIKEVERERIGKYTDVHGSATFRPDAKVWDIECDAAFPCATQNELDAGDARKLVKNGCRLVCEGANMPCTPEAIEIFRGSEVNFAPGKAANAGGVAVSGLEMQQNAGLEHWSFEQVDKELHKIMRGIHESCLRYAEQYHRRGDYVSGANIGGFLRVAEAMICQGLI, encoded by the coding sequence ACCGGTCTTTCTCCAGGCCGTGCAGGAAGTGCTGGAAACCCTCAGCCCCGTCATCGAGGAGCACCCGGAAATCGAAGAACAAAACCTGCTGGAGCGCCTCTGCGAACCGGAACGGCAAATCATCTTCCGCGTCCCCTGGCGCGACGACAAGGGCAATATCCAGGTCAACCGCGGCTTCCGCACGCAATTCAACAGCGTCCTGGGACCGTATAAGGGCGGGCTGCGCTTCCACCCCACCGTGAACATGGGCGTGATCAAGTTCCTCGCCTTCGAGCAGATTTTCAAAAATTCCCTCACCGGCCTTAACATCGGCGGCGGCAAGGGCGGGGCCGACTTCGACCCCAAGGGCAAGAGTGACGAGGAAGTCATGCGCTTCTGCCAGGCCTTCATGAACGAGTTGTTCCGCCACGTCAGCTACAAGCGTGACGTACCGGCCGGTGACATCGGCGTCGGTGCCCGCGAGATCGGCTACCTCTTTGGCCAGTACAAGAAGCTGACCAACAGCTTCGAACTGGGCGTCATCACCGGTAAGGGCGCCTCCTGGGGTGGCTCACTGGGCCGTACCGAAGCCACCGGCTACGGCACGGTGTACTTCGCCGAGGAAATGATGAAGGTCAAGAGCGACTCCCTCCAGGGCAAGACCTGCGTCATCTCCGGCTCCGGTAATGTCGCCCTCTACGCCCTGCAAAAGCTTCAGGAGCTCGGGGCCAACGTCGTCGCCTGCTCTGACTCCAGCGGTGTCATCTACGATCCCAAGGGGCTCGACTTCGACGCCCTGCGCATGATCAAGGAAGTCGAACGCGAGCGCATCGGCAAGTACACCGATGTGCACGGCAGTGCCACCTTCCGCCCCGACGCCAAGGTCTGGGACATCGAGTGCGACGCCGCCTTCCCCTGCGCCACCCAGAACGAACTCGACGCCGGCGACGCCCGCAAGCTGGTCAAAAATGGCTGCCGCCTCGTCTGTGAAGGCGCCAACATGCCCTGCACGCCCGAAGCCATCGAGATTTTCCGCGGCTCGGAGGTGAACTTCGCCCCCGGCAAAGCCGCCAACGCCGGCGGTGTCGCCGTCTCCGGCCTGGAAATGCAGCAGAACGCCGGTCTCGAACACTGGAGCTTCGAGCAGGTGGACAAGGAACTGCACAAGATCATGCGCGGCATCCACGAGTCCTGCCTGCGCTACGCCGAGCAGTACCACCGCCGCGGAGACTACGTGAGCGGTGCCAACATCGGCGGCTTCCTCCGCGTGGCCGAGGCCATGATCTGCCAGGGCCTGATCTAG
- a CDS encoding NUDIX domain-containing protein, whose amino-acid sequence MLKWVRSAARALIIRNGELLAIRMQRVPDEVFYILPGGGQRHGETLMDTLQRECREEIGTQVRAGEIAYVREYIGRHHHLRKLHKDFHQLEVVFHCELPEGVEPRPGRDHDKHQIGVEWLPLDQLQGMEFYPEVLKTLIVDGQVNTRHLYLGDIN is encoded by the coding sequence ATGTTGAAATGGGTACGCAGCGCCGCCCGTGCGCTCATCATCCGGAATGGCGAATTGCTGGCCATCCGCATGCAACGGGTGCCCGATGAGGTCTTTTACATCCTGCCCGGCGGTGGGCAGCGCCACGGTGAAACTCTGATGGACACGCTCCAGCGCGAATGCCGTGAAGAAATCGGGACCCAGGTCCGGGCTGGTGAAATCGCTTACGTGCGCGAGTACATCGGGCGGCACCACCACCTGCGCAAGCTGCACAAGGACTTCCACCAGCTTGAAGTCGTCTTCCACTGTGAACTGCCCGAGGGGGTGGAACCGCGCCCCGGCCGGGATCACGACAAGCATCAGATCGGCGTTGAATGGCTGCCGCTCGACCAACTCCAGGGCATGGAGTTTTACCCCGAAGTGCTTAAGACCCTGATCGTTGATGGCCAGGTCAACACCCGCCATCTGTATTTGGGCGACATTAATTAG
- a CDS encoding TVP38/TMEM64 family protein, translating to MHRFLGRHLDAAAKVSLHARQHWRTLLVRGLIITVAIVGVVLLGKSLEADIPQIETWMRDQGAWMPAIFCTVFLLASLFCLPADIFVFAAGTLFGLWWGFFYVMVTEYVAMVIQFALARVFLKKRIEGFMAQHPRFQAIDRAVSQRGLKIGFLLRLGPVPFSALSYVLGVSRISFRTYMLASPGMLPSLLAVVYYGVVARHLTRLATGMEHHSAVHYISMVGGAVVALFVSVYIARVARKALRDANVL from the coding sequence ATGCATCGCTTTCTCGGACGGCATCTGGATGCCGCGGCAAAAGTCTCTCTGCATGCGCGCCAGCATTGGCGAACGTTGCTGGTGCGCGGGTTGATCATCACTGTGGCCATTGTGGGAGTCGTGTTGCTGGGGAAGTCGCTGGAGGCGGATATTCCGCAAATCGAGACCTGGATGCGCGATCAGGGCGCGTGGATGCCGGCCATCTTTTGTACGGTCTTTCTGCTGGCCTCGCTTTTCTGTCTGCCAGCGGATATTTTTGTCTTTGCCGCCGGGACGCTGTTCGGGCTGTGGTGGGGATTTTTCTACGTCATGGTGACTGAATACGTGGCGATGGTGATTCAGTTCGCCCTCGCCCGGGTTTTTCTTAAAAAGCGGATCGAGGGGTTCATGGCGCAGCACCCGCGCTTCCAGGCGATTGACCGGGCGGTCAGCCAGCGGGGGCTGAAGATCGGCTTTCTGCTGCGACTGGGGCCGGTGCCATTCAGTGCGCTGAGCTATGTGCTTGGGGTGAGCCGGATCAGCTTTCGTACCTACATGCTGGCCAGCCCCGGTATGCTCCCGAGCCTGTTGGCGGTGGTTTACTACGGGGTGGTCGCCCGTCACCTGACCCGTCTGGCCACCGGCATGGAGCACCACAGCGCGGTCCACTATATCAGTATGGTGGGCGGCGCGGTTGTGGCCCTGTTTGTCTCGGTATACATTGCCCGGGTGGCCCGCAAGGCGCTCAGGGATGCCAACGTGCTCTGA
- a CDS encoding glycosyltransferase family 2 protein: protein MILSVVVPCYNEEDTVLKILRRVQDSPAFSEHDLELIVVDDCSTDGTLDILRAQPDAYHKLLHHEANRGKGAALRTGIAAATGDIVIIQDADLEYDPRDYPTLISPILHRGADVVFGSRFLGGGPHRVVYFWHMLGNRFLTMLSNMFTNINLTDMETCYKVCRRDIIQQFEIEEDRFGFEPEITAKLAHSGCIIYEVGISYDGRTYSEGKKIGWRDGVRAIYAILKYNLFRKHRRFYGYGS, encoded by the coding sequence ATGATCCTGAGCGTTGTTGTCCCCTGCTATAACGAAGAAGATACGGTCTTGAAAATCCTGCGACGCGTTCAGGACAGCCCAGCCTTTTCAGAACACGATCTGGAGCTGATCGTCGTCGATGACTGCTCGACCGACGGCACGCTCGACATTCTCCGCGCCCAACCCGACGCCTACCACAAGCTCCTCCACCACGAAGCCAACCGCGGCAAGGGCGCGGCCCTGCGCACCGGCATCGCCGCCGCCACCGGAGACATCGTCATCATCCAGGACGCCGACCTCGAATATGACCCGCGCGACTACCCCACGCTCATTTCCCCCATCCTGCACCGCGGGGCGGATGTGGTCTTTGGCTCGCGCTTCCTGGGCGGCGGCCCGCACCGCGTGGTCTATTTCTGGCACATGCTCGGCAACCGCTTCCTGACCATGCTCTCGAACATGTTCACCAATATCAACCTCACCGACATGGAAACCTGCTACAAGGTTTGCCGCCGGGACATTATCCAGCAGTTCGAGATCGAGGAGGACCGCTTTGGTTTCGAGCCCGAGATCACCGCCAAACTCGCCCACTCCGGCTGCATCATTTACGAGGTCGGTATCAGCTACGACGGTCGCACCTACTCCGAGGGGAAGAAGATCGGCTGGCGCGACGGTGTCCGCGCCATCTACGCCATCCTTAAATACAACCTCTTCCGCAAACACCGGCGCTTTTACGGCTACGGCAGCTAG
- the rlmB gene encoding 23S rRNA (guanosine(2251)-2'-O)-methyltransferase RlmB yields the protein MSKRRYGQHGRDNAHASDRIAIEPMDEKQFLAKLRETEDPFVLVIDGVQDPHNLGACLRSADAAGVDFVIAPQKHTVGLTETVRRIACGGADKVPYIQVQNLNRTLEKMKEIGLWIVGTGDEESQLLYEVDMKGPLAIVLGREDLGVRKSIADKCDFLVKIPMCGHVDCLNLSVAAGICLFEAVRQRHSAG from the coding sequence ATGAGCAAACGCCGCTACGGCCAACATGGCCGCGACAACGCCCACGCCAGTGACCGCATCGCCATCGAACCGATGGACGAGAAGCAGTTCCTGGCCAAACTGCGCGAAACCGAAGATCCGTTCGTGCTGGTGATCGACGGCGTGCAGGACCCGCATAACCTCGGCGCCTGTCTGCGCAGCGCGGACGCCGCCGGGGTGGACTTCGTCATCGCCCCGCAGAAGCACACGGTCGGGCTGACCGAGACCGTCCGGCGCATCGCCTGCGGCGGGGCCGACAAGGTCCCCTACATCCAGGTGCAGAATCTCAACCGCACGCTTGAAAAGATGAAGGAAATCGGCCTGTGGATCGTCGGGACCGGCGACGAGGAGTCGCAACTCCTGTACGAGGTGGACATGAAAGGCCCGCTGGCCATCGTGCTCGGGCGCGAGGATCTCGGGGTGCGCAAGTCCATCGCCGACAAGTGCGACTTCCTGGTCAAAATCCCCATGTGCGGCCACGTTGATTGCCTCAACCTGTCCGTCGCCGCCGGGATCTGCCTGTTCGAGGCGGTCCGCCAGCGGCACAGCGCCGGTTGA
- a CDS encoding beta-ketoacyl-[acyl-carrier-protein] synthase family protein: MRNVVVTGLGFITSIGNDKASVARSLRELQHGIAVYDRFEQAGERIHLAGKVKDFDVSSNDPEDWVYPERYALKREQLRSMAPHVLYAHCALVQAVEDAGLTPEEISNPETGLFTSSAGSVRLLTHHMERLKKGGLRRASPMGVVSSVTGTLSFNLVALHKILGSSGGFVSACASSGHALGYAWDEIALGRQERVIVIGAEDGDLETILPFGAMRALSPDAEPPGSRPFDKARNGFVGTGGATALVLESEACAAARNAPVYARFSGWGQASDGYNVAISHPEGDGLARAMELALRATGTAASEVEYINAHATSTPIGDTSEMKAIRKVFGAGGPALASTKALTGHGLSLASAMEAGFTVLGMKEGFTPGSAHITDLDPEGEDLNIIRETLDKGPRVAISNSSGFGGANVVTVFKSA; this comes from the coding sequence ATGAGAAATGTTGTTGTTACGGGCCTTGGATTCATTACCAGCATCGGCAATGACAAGGCGAGCGTTGCCCGGAGCTTGCGTGAGCTTCAGCACGGCATCGCCGTTTACGACCGCTTTGAGCAGGCTGGCGAGCGCATCCACCTGGCCGGAAAGGTCAAGGACTTCGACGTTAGCTCGAACGATCCGGAAGACTGGGTCTACCCCGAACGCTACGCTCTCAAGCGTGAGCAGCTCCGCAGCATGGCCCCGCACGTGCTCTACGCGCACTGCGCGCTGGTGCAGGCGGTGGAGGATGCCGGACTGACGCCGGAGGAGATTTCCAACCCGGAGACGGGGCTTTTTACATCCTCGGCCGGGTCCGTCCGCCTGCTCACCCACCACATGGAGCGGCTGAAAAAGGGCGGCCTGCGCCGCGCCAGCCCGATGGGAGTGGTCTCCTCGGTGACGGGTACGCTGTCTTTCAACCTCGTGGCCCTGCACAAGATCCTCGGCTCCTCCGGGGGCTTTGTCTCGGCCTGCGCCTCCTCCGGGCATGCGCTCGGCTACGCCTGGGACGAGATCGCCCTCGGGCGGCAGGAGCGTGTGATCGTCATCGGCGCGGAGGACGGCGACCTGGAGACGATCTTGCCCTTCGGGGCGATGCGCGCACTCAGCCCTGATGCCGAACCGCCCGGCTCGCGTCCCTTTGACAAGGCCCGCAACGGCTTCGTCGGTACCGGCGGGGCAACCGCCCTCGTGCTGGAATCCGAGGCCTGCGCCGCCGCCCGCAACGCCCCCGTCTATGCCCGTTTCAGCGGCTGGGGGCAGGCGTCCGACGGGTACAATGTCGCCATCTCGCATCCCGAGGGCGACGGCCTGGCCCGCGCGATGGAACTTGCCCTCAGGGCCACCGGCACGGCGGCTTCCGAGGTCGAGTACATCAACGCCCACGCCACCTCGACGCCGATTGGCGACACTTCCGAGATGAAGGCGATTCGCAAGGTCTTCGGCGCTGGCGGCCCGGCCCTTGCCAGCACCAAGGCCCTCACCGGCCACGGCCTGTCGCTGGCCAGCGCGATGGAGGCGGGCTTCACGGTCCTGGGGATGAAGGAAGGCTTCACGCCCGGCTCGGCCCACATCACCGACCTCGACCCCGAAGGTGAGGACTTGAACATCATCCGCGAAACCCTCGACAAGGGGCCCCGCGTCGCGATTTCCAACAGCAGCGGCTTTGGCGGTGCCAACGTCGTCACGGTCTTTAAATCGGCCTAG
- a CDS encoding 3-hydroxyacyl-ACP dehydratase FabZ family protein — protein MDLPVCQLDAAAIAAAIPHDDPFLFLDSASLEAESASGTYRIRGDEFFLRGHFRENPVFPASIMLEALGQLAVLFLVAAPSPQLAEKQVDPAKIFFHSSDEVRCSRFCRPGDVLDMSVKLKRIRHPRASFQGAITVAGERAAYAEGINLMFDWKA, from the coding sequence ATGGACCTTCCCGTCTGTCAGCTCGACGCGGCGGCCATCGCGGCCGCCATCCCGCACGACGACCCGTTCCTCTTTCTCGATTCGGCCTCGCTGGAGGCCGAATCGGCAAGCGGGACCTACCGTATCCGGGGGGACGAGTTTTTCCTGCGCGGCCATTTCCGCGAAAACCCGGTGTTCCCCGCCTCCATCATGCTGGAGGCGCTCGGGCAACTGGCGGTGCTGTTTCTGGTCGCCGCGCCTTCGCCGCAATTGGCCGAGAAGCAGGTCGATCCGGCGAAAATCTTTTTCCATTCCAGCGACGAGGTGCGCTGTTCGCGTTTCTGCCGCCCTGGCGACGTACTAGATATGTCGGTCAAGCTGAAGCGTATCCGCCACCCCCGGGCCAGTTTCCAGGGGGCGATCACGGTGGCTGGCGAGCGTGCCGCTTACGCCGAGGGCATCAATCTGATGTTCGATTGGAAGGCCTGA
- a CDS encoding acyl carrier protein: protein MEANEPKPFTAEDEAEVRESLKRCSPETVEAAIAYRKSGDTSQVPVIIMGILERVMEPEARPKLLEGNDDTRINEDLGIDSLTMVEVIMMVEETLDITVDNEELRGLATIGDVKTFITGKLA from the coding sequence ATGGAAGCTAATGAACCCAAGCCCTTTACCGCCGAAGACGAGGCGGAAGTGAGGGAGTCCCTCAAGCGTTGTTCCCCCGAAACGGTCGAGGCGGCTATCGCCTACCGCAAGAGCGGCGATACTTCGCAGGTGCCCGTTATCATCATGGGCATTCTCGAACGGGTGATGGAGCCCGAAGCGCGCCCCAAGCTGCTGGAGGGTAACGACGACACCCGCATCAACGAAGATCTCGGGATCGACTCGCTCACCATGGTCGAGGTCATCATGATGGTCGAGGAAACCCTCGATATCACCGTGGACAATGAAGAGCTCCGCGGCCTGGCCACTATCGGCGACGTCAAGACGTTCATTACCGGCAAGCTCGCCTGA
- a CDS encoding type II toxin-antitoxin system VapC family toxin, which yields MIVVDTTVLAPLLLPGVNTPWAQQAYERDSAWASSPLWRSEFRNVLARYQREHRVEPAACLEIMNAAEEKMHPRQYNILSETVIMLAAQGTCSAYECEYAALAQELNVPLVTANERLLAAFPRTACSLESFARGE from the coding sequence ATGATTGTCGTCGATACGACCGTACTGGCCCCGCTGCTGCTGCCGGGCGTCAACACCCCGTGGGCGCAACAGGCCTACGAGCGGGACAGCGCCTGGGCATCGAGCCCGCTGTGGCGTTCGGAATTCCGTAATGTGCTGGCGCGCTATCAGCGGGAGCACCGGGTGGAGCCTGCCGCGTGCCTGGAGATTATGAACGCGGCGGAAGAAAAAATGCACCCGCGCCAGTACAACATCCTTTCCGAGACTGTCATCATGCTGGCGGCTCAGGGCACCTGCTCGGCTTACGAGTGTGAATACGCCGCCCTCGCACAGGAGTTGAATGTCCCGCTGGTGACTGCTAATGAGCGCCTGTTGGCTGCCTTTCCTCGCACGGCCTGTTCACTGGAGAGCTTCGCCCGGGGGGAGTAA
- a CDS encoding ParA family protein, translating to MPRKICFVNYKGGVGKTSMIVNIAACLAHTGKKVLLVDLDTQSNASIWLMRLDRWNKLNINGEGSIFSIFEPGQQTLSDILVRDVVSSKTDENLLPGFDLLPTTFNLVDLENEFPANPAEPPFLRFYRQLREIENNYDYVLFDCPPNVLRASQCGIFSSNEIYVPANPDALSLIGFTLLVEKLLLFHQRSASFREPGMGRPALCRGVIFNSIKANVDIEVPKMRMQLRINQFRNQRRIDPTTKIFEAQIRDAMVVRRAVTLGLPVTLVGQVAKEEDSVATDYQRVAAELDQHEAMA from the coding sequence ATGCCACGTAAAATTTGCTTCGTAAACTACAAGGGCGGAGTCGGGAAAACCTCGATGATCGTCAACATTGCCGCCTGCCTGGCCCACACCGGTAAAAAGGTGCTGCTTGTTGACCTCGACACCCAGTCCAATGCCAGTATCTGGCTGATGCGGCTGGACCGTTGGAACAAGCTGAATATTAACGGCGAAGGCTCGATTTTTTCCATCTTTGAGCCCGGCCAGCAGACGCTTTCGGATATCCTCGTGCGCGATGTGGTCTCCAGCAAGACCGATGAGAACCTCTTGCCCGGCTTCGACCTGCTGCCCACGACATTCAACCTCGTGGACCTCGAAAACGAGTTTCCCGCGAACCCGGCGGAGCCGCCCTTCCTGCGCTTCTACCGTCAGTTGCGCGAGATCGAAAACAACTACGATTACGTCCTTTTCGACTGCCCGCCGAATGTGCTGCGAGCCTCCCAGTGCGGGATCTTCTCCAGCAACGAGATTTATGTCCCGGCCAACCCCGACGCGCTCAGCCTTATCGGCTTCACCCTCCTGGTGGAAAAGCTCCTGCTCTTCCATCAGCGTTCGGCCAGCTTCCGCGAACCGGGCATGGGCCGCCCGGCCCTCTGCCGCGGGGTCATTTTTAACTCGATCAAGGCCAACGTGGACATTGAGGTGCCCAAGATGCGCATGCAGTTGAGGATTAATCAGTTCCGCAATCAGCGTCGCATCGACCCGACGACCAAGATTTTCGAGGCACAGATCCGCGACGCCATGGTAGTGCGCCGCGCGGTCACACTCGGGCTACCGGTGACGCTCGTCGGCCAGGTGGCCAAGGAGGAGGACTCGGTGGCCACCGACTACCAGCGAGTGGCGGCGGAGCTTGATCAACACGAGGCAATGGCGTAA
- a CDS encoding CTP synthase, with protein sequence MAKSKQLKYIFVTGGVVSSLGKGLTAAALGALLELRGMKVRLQKFDPYLNVDPGTMSPYQHGEVYVLDDGAETDLDLGHYERFTSGSLSRFNNLTSGQIYESVIQKERRGDYLGSTVQVIPHVTDEIKKRIREAGEDIDVLITEIGGTVGDIEGLPFLEALRQFALEAGRSNVLFIHCTLIPYLNAAGELKTKPSQMSVARMREIGIQPDVLVCRTEKPINNEIRSKLSLYCNIPVRNVIEEMDVEFSIYELPLALAREDLDDIVAEALGLDAPEPAMTEWEDVVRRLKYPAHRVEIGVVGKYIELQDAYKSVYESLTHGGIANDCGINIVRLDSEAIEEDGPEKHLKGLDGVLVPGGFGDRGIEGKIMAAQWARENQVPYFGLCLGMQILVVEYARHVAGFEDANSTEFVPECKHPVIDIMEDQKELTEKGGTMRLGAYTCQIIPETHAAQAYFPGLSPADFAKGEPKTVEERHRHRYEFNNKYRDILTRSGLRIGGVNPKRDLVEIAEVVDHPWMVGVQFHPEFKSKPNKAHPLFADFVKAALVRKRG encoded by the coding sequence ATGGCAAAGAGCAAACAGCTGAAATATATTTTTGTAACCGGCGGCGTGGTTTCCTCGCTGGGGAAGGGCCTGACGGCCGCCGCGCTCGGGGCCCTGCTCGAACTGCGGGGTATGAAAGTGCGTCTCCAGAAGTTCGACCCGTACCTGAACGTCGATCCGGGCACAATGAGCCCGTACCAGCACGGCGAGGTGTATGTCCTCGACGACGGGGCCGAGACCGACCTCGACCTGGGGCACTACGAACGCTTCACCAGCGGCAGCCTGTCGCGCTTTAATAACCTGACCTCGGGCCAGATTTACGAGTCTGTTATCCAGAAAGAGCGCCGCGGTGACTACCTTGGCAGCACCGTGCAGGTCATCCCCCACGTCACTGACGAGATCAAGAAGCGCATCCGCGAAGCCGGGGAGGACATTGACGTGCTCATCACCGAAATTGGCGGGACGGTCGGGGACATCGAGGGGCTTCCGTTCCTGGAGGCGCTGCGGCAGTTCGCCCTGGAGGCGGGGCGCAGCAACGTCCTTTTCATTCACTGCACGCTGATTCCGTACCTCAACGCCGCCGGGGAGCTCAAGACCAAGCCCTCGCAGATGTCGGTCGCGCGTATGCGTGAAATCGGTATCCAGCCCGACGTGCTGGTCTGCCGCACGGAAAAGCCGATCAACAACGAGATCCGCTCCAAACTCAGCCTTTACTGCAACATCCCGGTCCGCAACGTGATCGAGGAGATGGATGTCGAGTTCTCTATCTACGAGTTGCCGTTGGCGCTCGCCCGCGAGGACCTCGATGACATCGTGGCCGAGGCCCTCGGCCTGGACGCGCCCGAGCCCGCCATGACCGAGTGGGAGGACGTGGTGCGCCGCCTCAAGTACCCGGCCCACCGGGTCGAGATCGGTGTTGTGGGCAAGTACATCGAGCTTCAGGACGCCTACAAGTCCGTCTATGAGTCGCTCACCCACGGCGGTATCGCCAACGACTGCGGCATCAATATCGTCCGCCTCGACTCCGAGGCCATTGAGGAGGACGGGCCGGAAAAGCACCTGAAGGGGCTGGACGGCGTGCTCGTGCCCGGTGGTTTCGGAGACCGGGGGATCGAGGGCAAGATTATGGCCGCCCAGTGGGCGCGTGAGAATCAGGTTCCGTACTTTGGGCTTTGCCTGGGTATGCAGATCCTGGTGGTCGAGTACGCCCGCCACGTGGCTGGCTTCGAGGATGCCAACAGCACGGAATTTGTTCCCGAGTGCAAGCATCCGGTCATTGATATCATGGAAGACCAGAAGGAGCTGACCGAAAAGGGCGGCACCATGCGTCTGGGAGCCTATACCTGCCAGATCATTCCCGAGACGCATGCCGCGCAGGCGTACTTCCCGGGTCTGTCCCCGGCCGACTTCGCCAAGGGCGAGCCGAAGACCGTGGAGGAGCGCCACCGCCACCGCTACGAGTTCAACAACAAGTACCGCGACATTCTTACCCGCAGTGGCCTGCGCATCGGCGGGGTTAACCCGAAACGGGACCTGGTGGAAATTGCCGAGGTGGTGGACCATCCGTGGATGGTCGGGGTACAGTTCCACCCCGAGTTCAAGAGTAAGCCGAACAAGGCGCACCCGCTCTTCGCTGATTTCGTCAAGGCCGCTCTCGTGCGCAAGCGCGGTTGA